One part of the Arachidicoccus terrestris genome encodes these proteins:
- a CDS encoding GntR family transcriptional regulator — MKKVFEEFHKLSGVLDISKHEQFIQGILNAIHNKSLVQGDKLPSVNEFMKETNFARETIAKGYKELIRRGVVESKNRIGFFVANSNIQQELKVALVLFAFDTFQETFYKTFRANVSDNVQIDVFFHHNNIVIFENIIATIRGKYGMYVVAPIPHKKTAGILLTLPRDKFLMIDRHEKLGTDFNFVTQEFKKSSYTAFAQLADTIASFKMMHYYHRPQSDTPIEILSAFKKFVRDFRIRNEICPEYIPGSIQKGHVYFTINNTELWAMLKDCKVQHLVIGKDVGILSHNDDIVKEIICDGITTYSTDFPLMAKKAAEFVIHREPIHETIPTVLIRRNSL; from the coding sequence ATGAAAAAGGTTTTTGAAGAGTTTCATAAACTGAGTGGCGTGTTGGATATTTCTAAACATGAACAGTTTATTCAGGGTATTTTAAATGCTATCCATAATAAGTCGCTTGTACAGGGGGATAAGTTACCTTCTGTCAATGAGTTTATGAAAGAGACGAATTTTGCCCGGGAAACGATTGCTAAAGGCTATAAAGAATTAATCCGCAGAGGTGTTGTTGAATCCAAAAACAGGATTGGTTTTTTTGTGGCGAATAGTAACATACAGCAAGAGCTGAAGGTGGCACTTGTTCTGTTTGCTTTTGACACGTTTCAGGAGACGTTCTATAAAACATTCCGGGCAAATGTGAGCGACAATGTTCAGATTGACGTATTCTTCCACCATAACAATATCGTAATCTTTGAGAATATAATAGCCACCATTCGCGGTAAATACGGAATGTATGTTGTTGCTCCGATACCCCATAAAAAGACCGCCGGAATTTTGTTGACACTGCCAAGGGATAAGTTTTTAATGATCGACCGACATGAAAAACTTGGGACAGATTTTAATTTTGTAACGCAGGAATTTAAAAAGTCCAGTTATACAGCTTTTGCGCAACTGGCGGATACGATCGCAAGTTTTAAAATGATGCATTATTATCATCGGCCGCAGTCCGATACACCTATAGAGATCTTAAGTGCATTTAAAAAGTTTGTACGGGATTTTAGAATCCGCAATGAGATTTGTCCCGAGTACATTCCGGGATCGATACAAAAAGGCCATGTATATTTTACGATAAATAATACGGAGCTCTGGGCGATGTTAAAGGACTGTAAGGTACAGCATCTGGTTATTGGAAAGGACGTCGGCATATTGTCGCATAATGATGATATCGTTAAAGAAATTATCTGTGACGGAATAACAACATATTCCACTGATTTTCCGCTGATGGCAAAGAAGGCCGCTGAATTTGTCATCCACCGTGAGCCTATTCACGAGACGATTCCTACAGTATTAATCAGACGGAACTCATTATAG
- a CDS encoding DUF4959 domain-containing protein, which translates to MNTFKTCNFILACCLFLLLLAGCKKQDINGLVEHNATPPGKVTNIHVINKNGAAVISYTAPPDKDLLYIKAIYTLSSGDVRTVKSSYYSNQLLVDGFNDTLKHEIKLYSVNRSEVASDPVSIDVQPLISPIQIAYRNLNVAATAGGVRIKSLNPFRSDLVIVPLIDSLGNGKWEALNNIYTSDSLIATSIRGLAPVERKFAFYIRDRWLNRTDTLFASLTPKKEILMDKSKFSVFQCDNDAKYSYGTHLDLMWNNNPDPNQWPCVNTDISSGVPAVITWAVGEQPIKLTRFNLLTRQQNNADGSPTYFADGSPKLFEVYGSNNPSHSGDWSEWTKILTCQVIKPSGLPLGQGTNADVIAGRAGFSFDFNEDTPPYKYLRIKCLQNWMGSYFIVIEQINIWGTED; encoded by the coding sequence ATGAATACTTTTAAAACGTGCAATTTTATTTTGGCCTGCTGCCTGTTTTTACTCTTATTGGCAGGTTGCAAAAAACAGGATATCAATGGACTGGTTGAGCATAACGCAACACCGCCGGGTAAGGTCACCAACATTCATGTGATCAATAAAAATGGAGCGGCTGTGATCAGTTATACCGCTCCGCCTGACAAAGACCTGCTTTATATAAAAGCGATCTATACCTTGTCGTCCGGCGACGTCAGGACGGTGAAATCTTCCTACTATAGCAACCAGCTGCTGGTAGACGGATTTAATGATACGCTCAAACATGAAATTAAACTTTACTCGGTCAATCGCAGCGAGGTGGCTTCTGACCCTGTCTCCATAGATGTTCAGCCGCTGATATCTCCTATTCAGATCGCTTACAGGAATCTGAATGTGGCCGCTACTGCAGGTGGGGTTCGGATAAAATCTCTGAATCCGTTCCGTTCGGATCTGGTGATTGTTCCCCTGATCGATTCCCTCGGGAATGGCAAATGGGAAGCGCTCAATAATATTTACACCAGTGATTCACTGATTGCGACCAGTATCAGAGGCCTTGCCCCGGTGGAGAGGAAGTTCGCCTTCTATATCCGGGACCGGTGGTTAAATCGTACCGATACTTTATTTGCCAGCCTGACACCCAAAAAAGAGATCCTGATGGATAAAAGTAAATTTTCGGTATTTCAGTGTGACAATGATGCCAAATACTCCTATGGCACACACTTAGATCTTATGTGGAATAATAACCCGGATCCCAATCAATGGCCCTGCGTCAATACAGATATCAGCTCAGGCGTGCCTGCCGTTATTACCTGGGCCGTCGGTGAGCAGCCCATTAAGCTGACCCGGTTTAACTTATTGACACGCCAGCAAAACAATGCGGACGGATCACCCACCTATTTTGCGGACGGCAGCCCAAAATTATTTGAGGTATATGGATCCAATAATCCTTCTCACAGTGGCGACTGGTCGGAATGGACCAAGATTCTTACCTGTCAGGTCATTAAGCCTTCAGGATTACCTCTCGGACAGGGAACGAATGCGGACGTTATTGCCGGGCGTGCGGGCTTTAGTTTCGATTTTAATGAAGATACGCCGCCCTATAAATATCTGCGCATAAAATGTCTGCAGAACTGGATGGGCTCCTATTTTATTGTTATCGAGCAGATCAACATATGGGGGACAGAAGATTGA
- a CDS encoding glycoside hydrolase family 95 protein, producing MIKGLKGIRKAGLTVVLWHLACSFAGAQAPKLGIWFDQPAGQWEQTLPLGNGRLGMTPDGGVDTEHIVLNDITLWSGAEQDANNYNAYTYLPKIRKLLFAGKNVEAQALVDQHFICTGKGSASVPFGCYQVLGDLKIIFDYGGGYRRPVETSTQYKHYSRSLDLQKAVADCSFELNGVHYRREYFCSFADDVNVIRLTADRKGKISCKVTVSRQEKGIVSNDNGVLQMQGRLDNGTDGRGMRYLASVKAIPDGGEITASAKAIEVKGANSVLIFVSAGTDYEGAAFKHVIDSLLNHAAKVPYATQKQAHMDAFRKLFDRATLQIGDSASDKYLLPIGERLAAFQKDPDADKNMAALFFQFGRYLSISSTRVGLLPPNLQGLWANQIQTPWNGDYHLDVNVEMNHWPLDVANLSELELPLADLVERMVSHGEKTAKAYYNARGWVAHVITNPWLFTEPGESASWGVTKSGSGWLCNNLWQYYAFTTDRAYLKKIYPVLKGSAIFYNDMLVKDPATGWLVTSPSSSPENSFYLPNGKTASICMGPTIDNQIIRELFGHVITAAKILDVDQALRDSLAARLKEVPPVARIAPDGRIMEWLKDYKETDPHHRHVSHLYGLYPADLITPEKTPELATAAAKTLEARGDDGPGWSIAYKMLWWARLYKGNHAFKLLKDLLRPTLDTHMNYGAGGGVYPNLFSAGPPFQIDANFGGEAGIAEMLLQSHDGFINLLPALPDSWAVSGKVTGFKARSNFTVDFEWKKGKVINYNVYSPKSRPVRIKVNGRIKNIWSEQRSGSVVTKL from the coding sequence GTGATTAAAGGATTAAAAGGAATCAGAAAGGCAGGATTGACGGTGGTTTTGTGGCATCTTGCCTGCTCATTTGCCGGTGCGCAGGCGCCTAAATTAGGCATATGGTTTGACCAGCCCGCCGGGCAATGGGAACAGACGCTGCCCCTGGGTAATGGCCGTCTCGGTATGACCCCGGACGGCGGTGTTGATACAGAGCATATTGTTTTAAACGACATAACCCTATGGTCGGGAGCGGAGCAGGATGCTAATAATTATAACGCATATACCTATCTGCCCAAGATCCGAAAACTACTCTTTGCCGGTAAAAATGTGGAGGCCCAGGCTTTAGTCGATCAACACTTTATTTGCACCGGTAAGGGTTCGGCTTCTGTTCCTTTTGGATGTTACCAGGTTTTGGGGGACCTGAAGATCATTTTTGATTATGGCGGCGGCTACCGGCGGCCGGTGGAGACCTCCACTCAATACAAACACTATAGCCGTTCATTAGATTTACAAAAGGCAGTTGCCGACTGCAGTTTTGAGTTAAACGGGGTACACTATCGGCGGGAGTATTTTTGCAGTTTTGCGGATGATGTGAATGTGATTCGGTTGACTGCGGATAGAAAAGGAAAGATTAGTTGTAAAGTTACGGTCAGCCGGCAGGAAAAGGGCATCGTATCAAACGATAACGGGGTATTACAGATGCAGGGCCGTTTAGATAACGGAACAGACGGCCGGGGCATGCGCTATCTGGCAAGCGTAAAGGCGATACCTGATGGGGGAGAAATCACAGCAAGTGCAAAGGCTATAGAAGTAAAGGGTGCAAATTCAGTTTTGATATTTGTTTCTGCCGGAACGGATTACGAAGGTGCTGCTTTTAAACATGTTATAGATAGCCTGCTGAATCATGCCGCAAAGGTTCCTTATGCGACACAAAAACAGGCGCACATGGATGCCTTCCGTAAGTTATTTGACCGCGCTACCCTCCAGATCGGCGATTCGGCATCGGACAAGTATCTGTTGCCGATAGGTGAACGGCTGGCCGCCTTTCAGAAAGACCCTGATGCGGATAAGAACATGGCAGCCTTGTTTTTTCAGTTTGGCCGGTATCTGAGCATAAGCAGCACCAGAGTGGGGCTGCTTCCGCCAAACCTTCAGGGACTTTGGGCGAATCAGATACAGACGCCCTGGAACGGGGATTATCATTTAGACGTCAATGTGGAAATGAATCATTGGCCTTTGGATGTGGCGAATCTTTCTGAACTGGAGCTGCCGCTGGCGGATCTGGTTGAAAGAATGGTGTCACATGGCGAGAAGACAGCCAAGGCGTATTACAATGCCAGGGGCTGGGTGGCGCATGTTATTACAAATCCATGGTTATTTACGGAACCCGGCGAAAGCGCTTCCTGGGGCGTCACGAAGTCGGGTTCCGGATGGCTTTGTAATAATCTATGGCAGTATTATGCGTTTACGACGGACCGGGCCTATCTCAAGAAAATATACCCGGTATTAAAAGGCTCAGCCATTTTCTATAACGATATGCTTGTAAAAGATCCGGCAACAGGATGGTTGGTGACGTCTCCTTCTTCCTCACCGGAAAATAGTTTTTATTTGCCTAACGGAAAAACCGCCAGTATCTGTATGGGGCCTACCATCGATAATCAGATCATCCGCGAGCTCTTTGGCCATGTGATCACGGCGGCAAAGATATTGGATGTCGATCAGGCACTGCGGGATTCTTTAGCGGCGCGCCTGAAAGAGGTGCCGCCGGTGGCCCGGATCGCTCCCGACGGGCGTATCATGGAATGGCTGAAAGATTATAAGGAAACAGATCCCCATCACCGGCATGTCTCCCATTTATACGGGCTTTACCCGGCAGACCTGATTACGCCGGAAAAGACCCCCGAGCTTGCGACAGCGGCGGCCAAAACCCTTGAAGCACGCGGCGACGACGGGCCTGGCTGGTCGATCGCCTATAAAATGCTCTGGTGGGCCAGGCTATACAAGGGCAATCATGCGTTTAAATTGCTAAAAGATCTGCTGCGGCCTACCCTGGATACGCATATGAATTACGGCGCCGGCGGCGGCGTTTATCCCAATCTGTTTTCTGCCGGTCCGCCGTTCCAGATTGACGCTAATTTTGGAGGGGAAGCGGGTATTGCAGAAATGCTACTGCAAAGCCACGACGGGTTTATTAATCTTCTGCCGGCCCTGCCCGATTCGTGGGCGGTCAGCGGAAAAGTAACCGGCTTTAAGGCAAGAAGCAATTTTACGGTTGATTTTGAATGGAAAAAAGGAAAAGTGATCAATTATAATGTCTACAGTCCGAAGTCCCGGCCTGTCAGGATTAAAGTAAATGGGAGGATTAAAAATATTTGGTCTGAACAGCGATCAGGCAGTGTCGTCACTAAGCTATAA
- a CDS encoding sialate O-acetylesterase: MRASICFVILLQWLLFFATAATAQIRVARIFSDNMVLQRDQPVKIWGWADSHEPVKVDFNGQHAIGMADENGRWAVLLRPMCYGGPHIMTISGTRDTIVYHNILLGDVWLCGGQSNMEFPVSGWAKVNRSKQEIAQADHPEIRLFTVGRAMNYLPAADIQSGEWNVCTPENIPSFSAVAYFFGRKLNRDLHVPVGLISANWGGTLIQDWIGWDVIGKLPAYKGFDPKDSVAIESRMQTAKMRYDSAMARDAGELNSWFQLETDTAAWQETIVPEDWSHAPWHDATGTVWYRKEISLTADQAAKGAVLDLGVIDDKDVTYVNGVRVGQTGNWYSARHYHLPAGTMKAGRNVIAVKLTNADGGGGFVKDGHSPVLVWGGKDSMPLSGRWRARPSVLSTQFNVHFKGPNTFASQLYNGMIAPLNRFSIKGVIWYQGEQNTNSYADSKQYGQLFKMLIKDWRRKRKSVFPFLWVQLANFDPGNTDDLHSHWALVREGQHQALALPNTGEAVAIDLGESKNIHPTNKQDVGYRLALSALKVAYLKDSVCSGPVLQSMKRKGRKLVLTFSEIGSGLISKGNARGVVHGFVVAGRDGGFVPADALIKHGKVLVSSRKVKRPVAVRYGWEDDPEGLNLYNKKGLPASPFRTDNGSFSGAFARK; this comes from the coding sequence ATGAGGGCGAGCATTTGTTTTGTTATTTTATTGCAATGGCTTCTGTTTTTTGCAACGGCGGCAACTGCACAAATACGCGTAGCAAGGATTTTTAGCGACAATATGGTTTTACAGCGTGATCAGCCGGTAAAGATCTGGGGCTGGGCCGACAGCCATGAACCGGTAAAGGTTGATTTTAATGGCCAACATGCAATCGGTATGGCTGACGAAAATGGCAGGTGGGCAGTATTGCTTAGGCCCATGTGCTATGGCGGCCCACATATCATGACCATATCTGGTACAAGAGATACCATTGTCTACCACAACATTTTGCTGGGAGATGTATGGTTGTGCGGCGGTCAGTCTAATATGGAGTTTCCTGTTTCCGGCTGGGCAAAAGTCAATCGTTCAAAACAGGAGATCGCTCAGGCAGATCATCCGGAGATAAGACTGTTTACTGTTGGCCGGGCGATGAATTATCTGCCTGCTGCAGATATACAATCCGGAGAATGGAATGTGTGCACGCCGGAAAACATACCTTCGTTTTCGGCAGTTGCTTATTTTTTCGGAAGAAAATTAAACAGGGATCTGCATGTTCCGGTAGGCCTGATCAGTGCTAACTGGGGAGGCACACTGATCCAGGACTGGATCGGCTGGGATGTCATCGGAAAGCTGCCCGCATATAAGGGTTTTGATCCAAAAGACTCTGTAGCTATTGAAAGCAGGATGCAAACTGCCAAAATGAGATATGACAGCGCGATGGCCAGGGATGCAGGTGAGCTGAATAGCTGGTTTCAGCTAGAGACCGATACCGCCGCCTGGCAAGAGACAATCGTGCCTGAAGACTGGTCACACGCCCCCTGGCACGACGCTACGGGAACTGTCTGGTATAGGAAAGAAATTAGTCTTACAGCTGATCAGGCCGCTAAAGGCGCTGTCTTGGATTTAGGTGTTATTGACGACAAGGATGTTACTTATGTAAACGGCGTTCGGGTCGGCCAAACCGGCAATTGGTATAGTGCCAGGCATTATCACTTGCCTGCGGGGACTATGAAAGCGGGGCGCAATGTGATAGCTGTTAAGCTGACCAATGCGGATGGGGGCGGCGGATTCGTGAAGGACGGTCACAGTCCGGTTCTGGTATGGGGTGGTAAGGATTCTATGCCCCTTTCCGGAAGGTGGCGGGCCAGGCCTTCTGTACTGAGTACACAGTTTAATGTTCATTTTAAAGGGCCTAATACGTTTGCTTCCCAACTTTATAATGGTATGATAGCGCCACTGAACAGGTTTTCGATTAAAGGGGTTATCTGGTATCAGGGGGAACAGAACACGAACTCCTATGCGGATTCGAAACAGTATGGCCAATTATTTAAGATGCTCATTAAGGATTGGAGAAGAAAGCGTAAATCAGTGTTTCCGTTTCTATGGGTTCAGCTGGCAAACTTTGATCCGGGAAATACAGACGATTTACATAGCCATTGGGCCCTGGTAAGGGAGGGACAACATCAGGCACTGGCATTACCCAATACGGGTGAGGCCGTCGCCATCGATCTGGGAGAATCGAAAAATATTCATCCGACAAATAAACAGGACGTAGGTTACCGTCTGGCGCTTTCTGCTTTGAAGGTGGCCTATCTGAAGGACAGCGTCTGCTCCGGGCCGGTTCTTCAATCGATGAAGAGAAAAGGGAGGAAACTCGTTCTGACATTTTCTGAAATAGGTAGCGGACTCATATCAAAAGGTAATGCCCGTGGTGTGGTGCATGGATTCGTTGTTGCAGGCCGTGATGGCGGATTTGTTCCGGCGGATGCTTTGATAAAACATGGGAAGGTGTTGGTCAGCAGCAGAAAGGTTAAGAGGCCTGTTGCGGTGCGCTATGGCTGGGAAGATGATCCTGAAGGACTTAATTTATATAATAAAAAAGGGTTACCGGCATCTCCGTTCAGAACGGACAACGGTAGCTTTTCAGGCGCGTTCGCCCGAAAATAG
- a CDS encoding DUF4998 domain-containing protein — protein MKIKYIKSVLLILAAGMAGTIFSCTKMDEYKKYEADGEIQYPGIFDSLKVIPGRNRALVTGVLLSDPKVVKYRIFWNGGLDSLEAPLKRSGSVDTLSQIVNNLPEGPITFEIHTYDANGNKSIPMTVSGTIYGDNFQSSINLRGNREVLGSGLSVDGAVRLIWADVEPYVGVVGMKISYSDVMDMERDTIVPVQLSDQVTLLPDASIQKPITYHTLFIPDAYGIDTLTIGASQAPEVSEVSLLNNVHPVKVAESDGSRWANLLDWTANDQLKNHNGYGGTDISGGSDYKIFFEAGYGAPAIVDGKLYQKVTLPPGKYTFDGSIDWWNNGGQNQVYLVAAKGEGLPDTNELATAIGYKMVDNGSDVQFSFELSQKTTLSLGCLVNLGDNGNSMRFNSLRLYINR, from the coding sequence ATGAAAATAAAATACATCAAGTCGGTACTGTTGATTCTTGCAGCGGGTATGGCCGGTACAATTTTTTCCTGCACCAAGATGGATGAATACAAAAAATATGAAGCAGACGGAGAAATTCAGTATCCGGGCATATTTGACTCGCTGAAGGTAATACCCGGGCGTAACCGCGCACTGGTGACCGGTGTGTTGTTGTCAGACCCTAAGGTGGTTAAATACCGGATATTCTGGAATGGCGGATTAGATTCACTTGAGGCGCCGCTTAAACGATCCGGTTCTGTAGATACTTTATCTCAAATTGTCAATAATTTACCGGAAGGACCTATAACATTTGAGATTCATACGTATGATGCGAATGGAAATAAGTCGATTCCTATGACAGTTTCAGGGACTATCTACGGCGATAATTTTCAGTCTTCCATTAATCTGAGAGGAAACCGGGAGGTGCTGGGTTCCGGCTTATCAGTTGACGGCGCGGTAAGGCTTATCTGGGCAGATGTCGAGCCCTATGTAGGGGTTGTCGGAATGAAGATCAGTTATTCTGATGTAATGGATATGGAAAGAGATACGATCGTGCCGGTACAGCTATCTGATCAGGTGACTTTATTGCCCGATGCCAGCATTCAGAAGCCTATTACTTACCATACTTTATTCATTCCCGATGCCTATGGTATTGATACCCTGACGATCGGGGCCTCCCAGGCGCCCGAGGTCTCTGAGGTATCCCTGCTGAATAATGTTCACCCGGTAAAAGTTGCTGAGAGTGATGGAAGCAGATGGGCCAATCTGCTGGACTGGACGGCCAATGACCAGCTTAAGAACCATAATGGATATGGAGGTACCGATATTTCCGGGGGCTCTGATTATAAGATATTTTTTGAAGCAGGTTATGGGGCGCCCGCGATTGTAGATGGCAAACTATATCAAAAGGTTACTTTGCCTCCAGGTAAATATACCTTTGACGGCTCGATTGACTGGTGGAATAATGGTGGCCAGAATCAGGTGTATCTGGTCGCAGCCAAGGGAGAAGGATTGCCTGATACGAATGAATTGGCAACGGCGATCGGTTATAAAATGGTGGATAACGGATCAGATGTACAGTTTTCTTTTGAATTGAGTCAGAAGACGACACTTTCTCTGGGCTGCCTGGTTAATCTGGGAGACAACGGGAATTCTATGCGTTTCAACAGCCTCAGGCTATATATAAATCGCTGA
- a CDS encoding solute:sodium symporter family transporter: MDWLSFTVFLVFFAFTAFLAWRKTRRHKIKTVSSLFLANRSLNFIMIGGALLFSNINTATIIGENELVYTNNMSVMAWGLTSVLAMLVVSELFMPIYLKTGITTTPDYLEARYDKSTKTIVTVIFLVSYVVNLLPSVLYTGAVAFNGLFKLSDVWHLDYWASLWIIIWLMGLAGCLYAVLGGIRAIAISDTLLGIGIFIGGIALPYFGFRYLGHGDWHQGLEKVLTAKTGHLNSIGGKNDAVPFSTLFTGMLLMNLYYWGTEQYIVQQVLASKDLATCQKGIAVACFGKILSILMLNVPGLIAVHLLSGLDNTASVFPALIRLTSPPYLIGYLAAIVFGASLTTFNAGINSASTLFTLNIYKPWREKKGPSFTERDLLRVAKRFELLACFCAVMIAPFIFFAKDGFYNYIQRVNGFFSLPIFTIILIGFLTKRVPPIAAKAGLLFFTFSYAILETVWPLKIHFLHLLAILFIITCVIMLIIGRIKPLTVPYRQELANLVPIHPWKHRYVFSIILILLMLGIFFLFSPLGLAKA; encoded by the coding sequence ATGGATTGGCTATCATTTACTGTTTTTCTGGTATTTTTCGCCTTCACTGCATTTTTGGCATGGCGAAAGACAAGGCGGCACAAAATCAAAACCGTAAGTTCTTTGTTTTTAGCCAATCGTAGCCTGAATTTCATCATGATCGGCGGTGCGCTATTGTTTTCCAATATTAATACAGCAACGATTATTGGAGAAAACGAGTTGGTCTATACCAATAACATGTCCGTTATGGCATGGGGGCTTACTTCTGTTTTAGCAATGCTGGTGGTTTCGGAACTGTTTATGCCCATCTATTTAAAAACCGGTATTACAACAACGCCTGATTATCTTGAAGCCCGCTATGATAAATCGACGAAAACGATCGTAACGGTGATCTTTCTGGTGAGCTATGTCGTTAATCTCTTGCCGTCAGTGCTTTATACAGGTGCCGTCGCGTTTAACGGCCTGTTTAAATTATCTGATGTCTGGCATTTAGATTATTGGGCATCCTTATGGATCATTATCTGGCTGATGGGGCTGGCCGGATGTCTTTATGCTGTTTTAGGTGGGATACGGGCTATCGCTATTTCAGATACGCTGTTAGGAATCGGCATATTTATCGGAGGCATTGCCTTACCGTATTTTGGATTTCGGTATCTGGGTCATGGAGACTGGCATCAAGGACTCGAAAAAGTCCTTACTGCTAAGACCGGTCATCTGAACAGTATAGGAGGAAAAAACGACGCCGTACCCTTTAGTACATTATTTACCGGTATGTTGCTGATGAATCTATACTATTGGGGAACGGAGCAATATATCGTTCAGCAAGTACTGGCCTCCAAGGATCTCGCTACCTGTCAGAAAGGTATTGCGGTAGCCTGTTTTGGTAAGATATTGTCTATTCTCATGCTCAATGTTCCGGGGTTGATCGCGGTCCACCTTCTTTCGGGTTTGGATAACACTGCCTCTGTGTTTCCTGCCCTGATCAGACTCACCTCTCCTCCCTATCTTATCGGTTATCTGGCCGCGATCGTATTTGGGGCGAGCCTGACGACTTTTAATGCTGGTATAAACAGTGCATCGACACTTTTTACCTTAAATATTTATAAGCCGTGGCGGGAGAAGAAAGGGCCGTCATTTACTGAAAGGGATTTACTTAGAGTGGCTAAACGTTTTGAACTGCTGGCCTGCTTTTGTGCCGTCATGATTGCCCCCTTTATTTTTTTTGCGAAGGACGGATTTTATAATTACATCCAACGGGTGAATGGTTTTTTCAGCTTGCCGATTTTTACAATTATACTGATAGGATTTTTAACCAAAAGAGTCCCGCCCATTGCGGCAAAAGCCGGATTGCTGTTCTTTACGTTTAGCTACGCCATATTGGAGACGGTATGGCCACTCAAGATCCATTTTTTACATCTTTTAGCCATCTTGTTTATCATCACCTGTGTCATAATGCTGATCATCGGACGGATTAAGCCTTTAACCGTCCCATACCGGCAGGAACTGGCCAATCTGGTTCCCATTCACCCCTGGAAGCACCGGTATGTTTTTTCAATTATACTGATTTTGCTGATGCTGGGCATATTCTTTCTGTTTTCACCCCTCGGGCTGGCAAAGGCATAG